The Clostridium sp. DL-VIII DNA window TTATATTATATCACAGGAACTTGAATGCGATGTAAAAATTGTTAACTAATTAGGAGTGAAATTCAATGAATTTAATTAATGTAAACCAATCAAAATGTATTAAATGTGGAATTTGTGCAAGTGTATGTCCTTCAAGCGTTTTATCTATCGACAAAACTGGTCCTAAAGTCATTAATGCTAATAACTGCATTGCTTGTGGACAATGCGTTGCTGTATGTCCTAATGAAGCACTAGATAATATAAAATCACCTATAACTAATCAAACTGATATAGATAACTTTCCAGTTATAAATTCAAAAACAGCAGAACATTTTCTTAGATCGAGGCGTTCAATACGTTGTTATAAAGATGCTTCAGTACCTAGGGAAAAACTATTAGAATTAACTAATATTGCGCATTATGCACCTACTGCTAGCAACAGTCAAGCCATCTCCTATATTATTGTAGAAAGTAAGAATATATTAGAAAAGGCCACTAAAATTATAGTTGAATGGATGGAAAAACAATTAGAAACACCTTCTCATCATTGGAGTTTTTCAAGACATGTACAAAACTATAGAACTTATGGAATAGATTCAATCTTACGTAACGCTCCTCATCTTATAATCGCAACAGCTCCAAAAAACTTTGAAAAAGGTAGAGAAAACACTATTTCAGAGCTTACTTACGCTGAACTATATGCAACTACTATTGGACTTGGTTCTTGCTGGGCTGGATTATTTGAATTTTGTGCATTTTCTAATCATTTGCCACTAATTTCTCTATTTAATATCCCTGAAGACACAGTTATTACGGGAGCTATTATGGTTGGTTACCCAAGATATAAATACAAGAAACTAGTTGACAGAAATCCCTTAAATGTAAGATTTATCAATAAATGATTTTTAAACAAAATAACTCAAATTTTATTTGCCTTAAGTTGATATCTTCACTAGAAATTATAAATATTTTTGAAAATTATGATTTGCCCAACTCATGATGTTATAATATTGTTTGTTGACAGTCACTTATAGAATAATTCCATAAAGTTTATAAAACATATTGATACAACAAGAGTTATTCCTCCAAATATCTTTGTCCCGACTTTTGCTTTCGTATCCTCCTTTAATGATATACTTAATGAAATAAGATTAAGTATTAATATTAAAATCCAAAATATATAAT harbors:
- a CDS encoding nitroreductase family protein; this translates as MNLINVNQSKCIKCGICASVCPSSVLSIDKTGPKVINANNCIACGQCVAVCPNEALDNIKSPITNQTDIDNFPVINSKTAEHFLRSRRSIRCYKDASVPREKLLELTNIAHYAPTASNSQAISYIIVESKNILEKATKIIVEWMEKQLETPSHHWSFSRHVQNYRTYGIDSILRNAPHLIIATAPKNFEKGRENTISELTYAELYATTIGLGSCWAGLFEFCAFSNHLPLISLFNIPEDTVITGAIMVGYPRYKYKKLVDRNPLNVRFINK